The Thermodesulfovibrionales bacterium genome contains the following window.
CTCCAGTAGCTCCCCCAGGCACTTTCCGCCCAGAGGGCCCCGGTAATAATGGCGAGGGTCAGGAGGGGAAACCCGAGGGTTATCAGTTTATAGTTGACCTCGTCCAGGATCTGGAGGTTCGGCAGCCGCTGAAAGAGTCCTCCCAAATGTTTTGATTTCAGATGATGCTCCTGTATCAGGTACATGAGGCCTATGCCGAAGGCCATCGCAAATGCCGCGTCGCCGAGGAACGCAAGAAAGGTATGAATGCCGAGCCAGTAGCTCTGGAGCACCGGGCTCAGGGGCTTTATCTCCCGGGGCAGCATGGAGGAAGAGAGCATGAGGACGAAGACAATGGGCATCGTGAACGGACCGAGGAGGTCAAGCCGGTAACGGTATTCGAGAAAAAAGAAGATGAGGACGATGCACCAGGAGAAGAACGAAGATGCCTCATGGAGGCTCGTGATCGGCAGGTGCTGGGCATCGACATACCGGAAGACGATATTCGCCGTGTGGAGGACAAAGCCCGCAACAGCGCATATGAGGATGAACCGTGACGTCGCCTTAGAGCCCTTGAGAAGTTCTATGATGCTGCCGATGGTCGAAGCAAAATAGAAGGTGAGACTGAGTTCGAAGAGGAGTACCGCCATCAGAAACAACCGAGTCCGCAATCGGAGATCTTTATTCCGAGTTCATTGCAAACGTCACCAACGTCTTTATAGGGGACCTTCAGCTCCTCCGCTATCTGTCTCGCCACGGCACAGGGAAGCTTGCCCCCGACGGATCTTTCCTGAACCAGAACCCTTATCTTCTCCTTTGTTTCGACCATTTCCGTTATATAGAGCAGAAGCCCTTCGTCGCCGTCGGGAGACCTCAGGAACCGTTTACCGTTCCCTCTCATTACTTCAGCCGGCTCTCCCTCAAAGACGAGGGCATCGGCCTTTTCTAAGATTCCCTCTGCGCTTCCTTTCAGGATTCGCGAATCTTTCCCAAATATAAATAATATAATATCGGGCTTTAAAAACTCAATCGCGCTGTTCCCCTCGACGATGATTCCCCTGAGGTCAGAGAGTTTCTCGACGGCCAACGGGAGCACTTCTGCGAGCTCTGAGGGGGGCGCCTGGACCCAGAGAACCCGCTCTGCGCCGGAGTCAAGCATGATCTTCGTGTCCTTGCCTTCGGCTGCGAGGATATCCTGATCGTCTACGAGAGAAGCATAGAGGCCGGTCTTCGTATATTTTATCGCGCCCCATCCCCTGAGTCTCCGGAGGAGGAGCGAGGCATAGGCGGTTTTTCCGGAGCCGCTGTGGGCGCCGCCCACTCCTATGATCAGGGGCCTTACCATTGAACGTCCGCGGACCTTTTTCGAACCAGGGAGAGGGTCAGCTGCCTGCCAGGCTCTCGGACAACTGTTCGGGGCTCACCGCCGCTTTATATCCGCACTCTTTCCTGTGACAGGAGAGGAGTATCTGGCCCGCCTTGTCCCGTTTCTCGAAGAGGAAGGCCGCTCCGCAGTTCGGGCACTTTTTCGGGACCGGCTTATTCCAGGTCGCAAATTTGCACCGCGGGTAGTTGTTGCAACTCCAGAACGGTTTTCCCTTCTTTGTACGCCTCTCGACAATGTCTCCGCCATCCTCGGGACATTTTACCCCTGTTGACAGAGGCTTCGTCGTCTTGCATTCCGGATAGCGCGAACAGGCGAGGAATTTTCCGAATCTCCCTGATTTGAGAACCATCGGTGAACCGCAGACCTCGCACTTCTCGTCGGTCACCTGGGGGGCCTCTGTGCCCTGGCCCTCGAGCGGCCGCGTATTCTTGCAGTTCGGATATCCTGAGCACGCCATGAACCTCCCGTGACGTCCCCATTTGATGACCATGGGCATCCCGCACTTCTCGCACATAATGTCGGTGGGGATGTCTGCTGGTTTTATCTTGCCGAGTGTCTTCGTCGCCTCCGAAAGGTCATGGCTGAAGGGCCTGTAAAAATCCTTCACAACCTCGACCCATTCGAGTTTCCCGTCCTCGACGCCGTCGAGTTCGTCTTCCATCTTCGCGGTAAACCCTATGTCGATCAGTTCGGGGAACTTGTCGACAAGGAGGTCATTGACCACCACGCCGAGTTCGGTGGGGGAAAACCTGCCTTCCTCTTTGTGCACATACTTCCTGTCCTGAATGGTCGATAGGATCGTCGCGTACGTGCTCGGCCTCCCGATCCCCTTTTCTTCCAGCGCCTTAACGAGCGTGGCCTCCGAGTAACGGGGGGGCGGCTGGGTAAAATGCTGTGTAGGCTTCGCCTCCTTCAGCGTCAAACGATCCTCTGCCTTGAGATGGGGGAGTATCCCCCCTTCCTCTTCCTCAATCTCGTCCTTGCTTTCTGTGTAGAGGGCCATGAATCCGTCGAACCTCACCACGGTCCCTGATGCCCTGACGTCGAATGTCTTGCCGGAGTTCTCGATGATGAAGGTGGTCTGCTCAAGCCTCGAAGGCGACATCTGGCTCGCGACAAACCTGTTCCATATGAGCGAATAGAGGTTATGCTGATCCCTCGTCAGGAAGGATTTCAATGCCTCCGGGGGGCGGGTTATGTCGGTCGGCCTTATCGTTTCGTGCGCCTCCTGGGCACCTGCCTTGCTTTTATAGGCAGGGGGCTTTTCCGGAAGATAGTCCTTCCCGAACCGCTTCTCTATAAACTCCCTCGCCCACTGCTGCGCCTCGGGGGCGACTCTCACCGCATCGGTACGCATATAGGTGATCAAGCCGACTGAACCTTCCTCCCCGAGTTCGACTCCCTCATAGAGCTGCTGCGCGAGCATCATCGTTCTCTTTGCGGTGTACTTCAGCTTCCTCGCTGCCTCCTGCTGAAGGGTGCTCGTCGTGAAGGGGGGATAGGGCGACCTCTTCCGCTCTTTCTTGTCGATCTTCGAAACGGAGAGCGCCTCCGCTTCGATCTCGCTCGTGATTCGCCCCGCATCCTCGGAGGTCCTTATGAGAAACCGTTCGTTCCCTTCGGCTTCACGGTTGACAACAAGGGAGCCGCGATACTTATAGAGCTTTGCGGGGAACGCAGGCAGAACAGGGCCTTCCAACTGGAGCGCGACGTTCCAGTATTCCTCTTTTTGAAAAGCCTCAATTTCCCGCTCCCGATCAACAACGAGCCTGACAGCTACGGACTGGACCCTCCCTGCGCTCAGCCCGCGCCGCACCTTCTTCCAGAGGAGCGGACTCAATCCGTAACCGACCAGCCTGTCGAGTATCCTCCGCG
Protein-coding sequences here:
- the topA gene encoding type I DNA topoisomerase; amino-acid sequence: MKSLVIVESPAKANTINKILGKGFFVKASIGHIRDLPKKEMGVNVEKDFEPSYVTIPGKEKVIRELRKAAKEADAVYLAPDPDREGEAIAWHIASVLSDAKPKPKAKEEKIFRVTFNEITERAVHEAIKSPRRIDSNKVDAQQARRILDRLVGYGLSPLLWKKVRRGLSAGRVQSVAVRLVVDREREIEAFQKEEYWNVALQLEGPVLPAFPAKLYKYRGSLVVNREAEGNERFLIRTSEDAGRITSEIEAEALSVSKIDKKERKRSPYPPFTTSTLQQEAARKLKYTAKRTMMLAQQLYEGVELGEEGSVGLITYMRTDAVRVAPEAQQWAREFIEKRFGKDYLPEKPPAYKSKAGAQEAHETIRPTDITRPPEALKSFLTRDQHNLYSLIWNRFVASQMSPSRLEQTTFIIENSGKTFDVRASGTVVRFDGFMALYTESKDEIEEEEGGILPHLKAEDRLTLKEAKPTQHFTQPPPRYSEATLVKALEEKGIGRPSTYATILSTIQDRKYVHKEEGRFSPTELGVVVNDLLVDKFPELIDIGFTAKMEDELDGVEDGKLEWVEVVKDFYRPFSHDLSEATKTLGKIKPADIPTDIMCEKCGMPMVIKWGRHGRFMACSGYPNCKNTRPLEGQGTEAPQVTDEKCEVCGSPMVLKSGRFGKFLACSRYPECKTTKPLSTGVKCPEDGGDIVERRTKKGKPFWSCNNYPRCKFATWNKPVPKKCPNCGAAFLFEKRDKAGQILLSCHRKECGYKAAVSPEQLSESLAGS
- the ccsB gene encoding c-type cytochrome biogenesis protein CcsB; amino-acid sequence: MAVLLFELSLTFYFASTIGSIIELLKGSKATSRFILICAVAGFVLHTANIVFRYVDAQHLPITSLHEASSFFSWCIVLIFFFLEYRYRLDLLGPFTMPIVFVLMLSSSMLPREIKPLSPVLQSYWLGIHTFLAFLGDAAFAMAFGIGLMYLIQEHHLKSKHLGGLFQRLPNLQILDEVNYKLITLGFPLLTLAIITGALWAESAWGSYWRWDPKEVWSLVTWFIYALVLHVRLTAGWRGRKAAILSIVGFISVIFTFFGVNLLLKGLHAFV